A genomic window from Pseudomonas alcaligenes includes:
- the rarD gene encoding EamA family transporter RarD has translation MLLSGRGVALSVAASVMFVLIPGYVRELAPLDGLQVFAQRILWSIPAVLLLVAMARQWEVLGAAFVRLRREPLLLLALPLAAALMGVQWLLFVWAPLAGRMLDVSLGYFLLPLAMVLVGRLFYGERLRPLQRIAVGCALLGVAHELWLTQAFSWVTLVAALGYPPYFMLRRWMRLDALSGFVLEMLVLAPLAVWLIHAYGPPALFEQAPQLWWLLPGLGLLSALAFGAMMAASRLLPLGLFGILSYVEPVLLFGVAVLFLGEAFAPQQLWTYLPIWLAVLLTGWDSARLLRKQARQLG, from the coding sequence GTGCTGTTGTCGGGTCGTGGTGTGGCGCTGTCGGTGGCGGCGTCGGTGATGTTCGTCCTGATTCCCGGCTATGTGCGCGAGCTGGCGCCGCTGGATGGCCTGCAGGTGTTCGCCCAGCGCATCCTCTGGTCGATTCCGGCGGTCCTGCTGCTGGTAGCCATGGCCCGCCAATGGGAGGTGCTCGGCGCCGCCTTCGTGCGCCTGCGCCGCGAGCCGCTGCTGCTGCTCGCCCTGCCGCTGGCGGCGGCGCTGATGGGCGTGCAGTGGCTGCTGTTCGTCTGGGCGCCACTGGCCGGCAGGATGCTCGATGTGTCGCTCGGCTACTTCCTGCTGCCGCTGGCCATGGTGCTGGTCGGCCGGCTGTTCTATGGCGAGCGTCTGCGCCCGCTGCAGCGCATCGCCGTGGGCTGCGCGCTGCTTGGCGTGGCCCACGAGCTGTGGCTGACCCAGGCGTTCTCCTGGGTCACCCTGGTGGCCGCGCTGGGCTATCCGCCGTACTTCATGCTGCGCCGCTGGATGCGACTGGACGCGCTGTCCGGCTTCGTCCTGGAGATGCTGGTGCTGGCGCCACTGGCCGTGTGGCTGATCCATGCCTACGGTCCGCCGGCGCTGTTCGAGCAGGCGCCGCAGCTGTGGTGGCTGCTGCCCGGCCTGGGCCTGCTCAGCGCCCTGGCCTTCGGCGCCATGATGGCGGCCAGCCGCCTGTTGCCGCTGGGGCTGTTCGGCATTCTCAGCTACGTGGAGCCGGTGCTGCTGTTCGGCGTCGCCGTGCTGTTCCTCGGCGAGGCCTTCGCCCCGCAGCAGCTGTGGACCTACCTGCCGATCTGGCTGGCGGTGCTGCTGACCGGCTGGGACAGCGCGCGCCTGCTGCGCAAGCAGGCGCGGCAACTGGGTTAG
- a CDS encoding dihydrofolate reductase family protein, producing the protein MKPQLIYYVAASLDGYIARPDGAVDWLEAIEACGDDHGYEQFYRGIDGLLMGRATYDMVQGFGSGWPYPGKPCVVLARNPLAQAPAGVEGRHCTPTEALEELAARGCQRVWLVGGGSLAGNCLAAGLLDELVVSVIPHLLGAGIQLFAGGLEQRLSLQAHRVFASGVAQLHYRVEAS; encoded by the coding sequence ATGAAGCCACAATTGATCTACTACGTGGCCGCCAGCCTGGATGGCTACATCGCCCGCCCGGATGGCGCCGTGGACTGGCTGGAAGCCATCGAGGCCTGCGGCGACGACCATGGCTACGAGCAGTTCTACCGAGGCATCGACGGCCTGCTGATGGGCCGCGCCACCTACGACATGGTGCAGGGCTTCGGCAGCGGCTGGCCCTACCCCGGCAAGCCCTGCGTGGTGCTGGCGCGCAACCCGCTGGCACAGGCGCCGGCGGGCGTCGAAGGCCGCCACTGCACCCCGACCGAGGCCCTGGAGGAGCTGGCCGCGCGCGGCTGCCAACGGGTCTGGCTGGTCGGCGGCGGCAGCCTGGCCGGCAACTGCCTGGCCGCCGGCCTGCTCGACGAGCTGGTGGTCAGCGTCATCCCGCACCTGCTCGGCGCCGGCATCCAGCTGTTCGCCGGCGGCCTGGAACAGCGCCTGAGCCTGCAGGCACATCGGGTCTTCGCCAGCGGCGTCGCCCAGCTGCACTATCGGGTAGAAGCCAGCTAA
- a CDS encoding 7-cyano-7-deazaguanine/7-aminomethyl-7-deazaguanine transporter, with the protein MLVSQTAQQRSALAVLIAFHILIIIASNYLVQLPITLFGWHTTWGAFSFPFIFLASDLTVRLLGKGPARQVIARVMLPALLASYVVSVLFQEGAFRGLAALGEYNEFVLRISVASFLAYVLGQLLDIQVFDRLRQLRQWWIAPTASTILGNLLDTFAFFSVAFWRSDNPFMAEHWVEIATVDYGVKLAVSLMLFVPLYGMLLRAILRVLDHRSRALA; encoded by the coding sequence ATGCTCGTTTCGCAGACCGCGCAGCAGCGTTCGGCCCTGGCCGTGCTGATCGCCTTCCATATCCTCATCATCATCGCCAGCAACTACCTGGTGCAGCTGCCGATCACCCTGTTCGGCTGGCACACCACCTGGGGCGCCTTCAGCTTCCCGTTCATCTTCCTGGCCAGCGACCTGACCGTGCGCCTGCTCGGCAAGGGCCCGGCGCGCCAGGTGATCGCCCGGGTGATGCTCCCTGCCCTGCTCGCCTCCTACGTGGTCTCGGTGCTGTTCCAGGAAGGCGCCTTCCGTGGCCTGGCGGCGCTGGGCGAGTACAACGAGTTCGTCCTGCGCATCTCGGTGGCGAGCTTCCTCGCCTATGTGCTCGGCCAGCTCCTCGACATCCAGGTGTTCGACCGCCTGCGCCAGCTGCGGCAGTGGTGGATAGCGCCGACCGCCTCGACCATCCTCGGCAACCTGCTGGACACCTTCGCCTTCTTCTCGGTGGCCTTCTGGCGCAGCGACAACCCCTTCATGGCCGAGCACTGGGTGGAAATCGCCACGGTCGACTACGGGGTCAAGCTGGCCGTCAGCCTGATGCTGTTCGTGCCGCTGTACGGCATGCTGTTGCGCGCCATACTGCGAGTGCTGGACCACCGCAGCCGTGCACTGGCCTGA
- a CDS encoding anti-virulence regulator CigR family protein, translating into MPRTLPLALIAAALALGLNSAGAAPKHDKHDKHGGGDDVTVDLRGPSIDIGRVRIVLGENRNLIGPADSLPPGIRKNLARGKPLPPGIAKRFDNRLLGQLPHYDGYEWRQVGTDVVLVTLATGLIYEIIENVLD; encoded by the coding sequence ATGCCCCGTACCCTGCCGCTCGCCCTGATCGCCGCCGCCCTTGCCCTCGGGCTGAACAGCGCCGGCGCCGCCCCCAAGCACGATAAACATGACAAGCACGGCGGCGGCGACGACGTCACCGTCGACCTGCGCGGCCCGAGCATCGACATCGGCCGGGTGCGCATCGTCCTCGGCGAGAATCGCAACCTGATCGGCCCCGCCGATTCCCTGCCGCCAGGCATCCGCAAGAACCTGGCGCGTGGCAAGCCGCTGCCGCCGGGCATCGCCAAGCGCTTCGACAACCGCCTGCTCGGTCAGCTGCCGCACTACGACGGCTACGAGTGGCGCCAGGTCGGCACCGACGTGGTCCTGGTGACCCTGGCCACCGGGCTGATCTACGAGATCATCGAGAACGTCCTGGACTAA
- a CDS encoding DEAD/DEAH box helicase, whose translation MFSQFALHERLLKAVAELNFTEPTPVQLAAIPPALEGRDLRVTAQTGSGKTAAFLLPLLNRLLGDANAKQRTDVRSLILLPTRELAQQILKDVERFSQYTFIKSGLVTGGEDFKEQAALLRKQPDLLIATPGRLMEHLNAGSLKLNGVEVLVLDEADRMLDLGFAEDIERITHECANRQQTLLFSATGGGKVLREMIAKVLREPLHLKLNSVDQLSATTVQQIITADDATHKERLVQWLLSNEPHRKAMIFCNTRAQVDRLYGHLVALDYKAFVLHGEKDQKDRKLAIDRFRQGGSKVLVATDVAARGLDIEDLDLVINFDMPRSGDEYVHRIGRTGRAGASGLAISLICHNDWNLMSSIERYLKQRFERRVIKELKGSYQGPKNVKASGKAVGVKKKKTDKKDGAKKTVTKTAPKRRPNAPKAAPLVSQDGMAPLKRKKPAAE comes from the coding sequence GTGTTCTCCCAATTCGCCCTGCATGAACGCCTGCTCAAGGCCGTCGCCGAGCTGAACTTCACCGAGCCGACGCCGGTGCAGCTGGCGGCCATTCCGCCGGCGCTGGAGGGGCGCGACCTGCGGGTGACGGCGCAGACCGGCAGTGGCAAGACCGCGGCCTTCCTGCTGCCGCTGCTCAACCGTCTGCTCGGCGACGCCAACGCGAAACAGCGCACCGACGTGCGCTCGCTGATCCTGCTGCCGACCCGCGAGCTGGCCCAGCAGATCCTCAAGGATGTGGAGCGCTTCTCCCAGTACACCTTCATCAAGAGCGGCCTGGTCACCGGCGGCGAGGACTTCAAGGAGCAGGCGGCGCTGCTGCGCAAGCAGCCCGACCTGCTGATCGCCACCCCCGGCCGGCTGATGGAGCACCTCAACGCCGGCAGCCTCAAGCTCAATGGTGTCGAGGTGCTGGTGCTGGACGAGGCCGACCGCATGCTTGACCTGGGCTTCGCCGAGGACATCGAGCGCATCACCCACGAATGCGCCAACCGCCAGCAGACCCTGCTGTTCTCCGCCACCGGCGGCGGCAAGGTGCTGCGCGAGATGATCGCCAAGGTCCTGCGCGAGCCGCTGCACCTGAAGCTCAACAGCGTCGACCAGCTCAGCGCGACCACCGTCCAGCAGATCATCACCGCCGACGATGCGACGCACAAGGAGCGCCTGGTGCAGTGGCTGCTGTCCAACGAGCCGCACCGCAAGGCGATGATCTTCTGCAACACCCGCGCCCAGGTCGACCGTCTCTACGGTCATCTGGTGGCCCTGGACTACAAGGCCTTCGTGCTGCACGGCGAGAAGGACCAGAAGGACCGCAAGCTGGCCATCGACCGCTTCCGCCAGGGCGGCAGCAAGGTGCTGGTGGCCACCGACGTGGCGGCGCGCGGCCTGGACATCGAAGACCTGGATCTGGTGATCAACTTCGACATGCCGCGTTCCGGCGACGAGTACGTGCACCGCATCGGTCGGACCGGCCGCGCCGGCGCCAGCGGCCTGGCGATTTCGCTGATCTGCCACAACGACTGGAACCTGATGTCGAGCATCGAGCGCTATCTCAAGCAGCGCTTCGAGCGCCGCGTGATCAAGGAGCTCAAGGGCAGCTACCAGGGGCCGAAGAACGTCAAGGCGTCCGGCAAGGCGGTCGGCGTGAAGAAGAAAAAGACCGACAAGAAGGACGGCGCCAAGAAAACGGTCACCAAGACGGCACCGAAGCGCCGCCCCAACGCGCCCAAGGCGGCGCCCCTGGTCAGCCAGGACGGCATGGCCCCGCTCAAGCGCAAGAAGCCGGCGGCAGAGTGA